The following coding sequences are from one Candidatus Nitrohelix vancouverensis window:
- a CDS encoding DUF502 domain-containing protein, producing the protein MFGRLQKRLRNIFIAGLLITLPIALTIFILKFLFKNLDALSPTFTNLLIEMGAPIPEGYRIPFLGVAVTLTIIFLVGAFATNIFGNKLVQIGEKIVEKIPFVRRIYSGTKQIVTSFASVDGQSFNKVVLIEFPRKGAYALGFVTGKTRGEIQKKTDFQAYNVFVPTTPNPTSGFLIFSPPGELTELSMSIEEGVKYVISGGIVDPISAKSLAKEQSKD; encoded by the coding sequence ATGTTCGGTCGATTACAAAAACGCTTGCGCAATATTTTCATTGCGGGTCTGCTCATCACGCTCCCGATCGCCTTGACGATCTTCATCCTGAAGTTCTTGTTCAAGAATCTGGACGCCTTGTCGCCGACCTTCACCAATCTGCTGATCGAGATGGGCGCGCCCATCCCGGAGGGCTATCGCATTCCTTTCCTCGGCGTGGCGGTGACCTTGACCATCATCTTTCTGGTCGGGGCTTTTGCGACGAATATTTTCGGCAACAAGCTGGTGCAGATCGGCGAGAAGATCGTCGAGAAGATTCCTTTCGTGCGCCGCATTTACTCCGGCACCAAACAGATCGTGACTTCCTTCGCCTCGGTGGACGGGCAATCGTTCAACAAGGTGGTGCTGATCGAGTTCCCGCGCAAGGGCGCTTACGCGCTGGGCTTTGTGACGGGGAAAACGCGCGGCGAGATTCAGAAGAAGACGGACTTCCAGGCTTACAACGTGTTTGTGCCGACGACGCCGAACCCCACTTCCGGCTTTTTGATTTTTTCTCCGCCCGGAGAACTGACAGAGCTGAGCATGTCCATCGAGGAAGGCGTGAAGTACGTGATCTCCGGCGGCATTGTCGACCCGATATCCGCCAAGTCGCTGGCTAAGGAACAGAGCAAGGATTGA
- a CDS encoding tyrosine-type recombinase/integrase, which yields MYKRGNVYWCKITQPGQKPFYQSLGTNRKMAKAIEAKIRCEIFEGKFFDKQQGEHLTLSHLLDIYQERHARFHKKPESCQTDKYMGNVLIAYFGDRFLTEITPSLIEGYVEKRLADGRSPVTIHHELNLMRHAYSLAVKKWDLLKETPFVKVQLPTGDRKRVRYLKPEEETLLFDSLKENDWLRSVVIVARETGLRLSNVCNLTWSQTNLFEGFIEIEKTKNGKPVWIPLTDAAHAELTKWNKVRDLKMDRVFIVDGKAIHKDWVGLAFRRLCKRIGLQDFRFHDLRHDFCSRLVQAGQPLHVVAALAGHEDISTTQRYAHLSPETKRKAIEALNFAKARTGTK from the coding sequence ATGTATAAACGGGGAAATGTTTATTGGTGCAAGATCACCCAGCCGGGGCAAAAACCCTTCTATCAAAGTCTGGGAACAAATCGAAAAATGGCAAAGGCCATTGAAGCAAAGATTCGTTGCGAGATTTTCGAAGGGAAGTTCTTTGACAAACAGCAAGGCGAACACCTGACGCTAAGCCACCTTCTCGACATCTATCAGGAACGGCACGCCCGCTTTCACAAGAAACCGGAGTCGTGCCAAACCGATAAGTACATGGGCAATGTTTTAATCGCTTATTTCGGAGATCGATTCCTGACGGAGATCACCCCTTCTTTGATTGAGGGCTATGTTGAGAAGCGGCTTGCTGATGGACGATCGCCCGTCACCATCCATCATGAGTTGAACCTGATGCGCCATGCCTATTCGCTGGCAGTCAAGAAATGGGATTTGTTAAAGGAAACCCCATTTGTAAAAGTTCAACTTCCCACTGGCGACCGCAAGCGGGTGCGCTACCTGAAACCGGAAGAGGAAACGCTACTCTTTGATTCCCTGAAGGAAAACGACTGGCTCCGCTCCGTGGTCATCGTCGCAAGGGAAACGGGATTGCGTCTCTCCAACGTATGCAACCTGACATGGAGCCAGACAAATCTCTTTGAGGGCTTCATTGAAATTGAGAAGACCAAGAACGGGAAACCCGTCTGGATTCCTCTCACTGATGCCGCTCATGCAGAACTCACGAAATGGAACAAGGTTCGTGATCTGAAAATGGATCGTGTGTTCATCGTCGATGGGAAAGCGATTCACAAGGATTGGGTGGGGCTGGCGTTCAGAAGGTTATGCAAACGAATCGGGCTACAGGATTTTCGTTTCCATGATCTTCGTCACGACTTCTGCTCTCGACTGGTTCAAGCAGGTCAACCTCTGCATGTGGTTGCCGCATTGGCGGGGCATGAAGACATCAGCACAACGCAACGTTATGCGCATCTGAGTCCAGAAACGAAGCGCAAAGCCATCGAAGCGTTGAATTTTGCCAAGGCTCGGACGGGAACAAAATGA
- a CDS encoding helix-turn-helix domain-containing protein, which translates to MKQFYSVKELAHYLSIKAKTLYSWVESGKIPAYKINGALRFNIHEINGFLKDKKIKPASSSREAKKIIGKRYSLRHNLGDSGQETPV; encoded by the coding sequence ATGAAACAATTTTATTCAGTCAAGGAACTGGCTCACTATCTCTCTATCAAAGCCAAAACGCTTTACTCATGGGTAGAGAGCGGAAAAATTCCCGCCTACAAGATCAACGGCGCGCTCCGCTTTAATATTCATGAGATCAATGGCTTTCTGAAGGATAAAAAAATAAAGCCTGCTAGCTCGTCAAGGGAAGCCAAAAAAATCATTGGCAAGCGTTACAGCCTGAGACATAATTTAGGCGATAGCGGCCAAGAGACGCCCGTTTGA
- a CDS encoding SAVED domain-containing protein: MSVSYIPEKIKVRLWGRAAGRCQYEGCNIPLWLDSLTKSEFNVAYIAHIIADKPDGPRGHPELSEKLKADISNLMLMCDQHHRLIDKEAVEEHSVERLQNMKSRHESRIELVTSLNEEKESHLLIYGANIGQHQAPLSWKNTAQAMLPHHYPADSSPFELGMKNSSFQDHEEGFWEIERENLKRQVTEKIKPRFTTGEIRHLSVFALAPQPLLIEMGRLLSDIPAADVFQLHREPPDWKWQPHPEEFQFILNKPKFKKNKVALNMSLSATIDNSRIISVLGDDVSIWTLTIESPYNDFLKSREQLKMFRETFRKLLNEIKAYHEQNDEIHLFPAVPCSVAVEIGRIWMPKADLEMKIYDQNHKTNGFSFVF; the protein is encoded by the coding sequence ATGTCTGTTTCTTATATTCCTGAAAAAATAAAAGTTCGGCTTTGGGGTAGGGCGGCTGGACGATGCCAATATGAAGGTTGTAATATACCTCTTTGGTTAGATTCTCTTACCAAATCTGAGTTTAATGTTGCCTATATTGCACACATCATTGCGGACAAACCTGATGGACCAAGAGGACATCCTGAATTGTCTGAGAAACTAAAAGCGGATATTTCCAACCTTATGCTGATGTGTGACCAGCATCATAGATTGATTGATAAAGAGGCTGTCGAAGAACATTCTGTTGAGCGTCTTCAGAATATGAAGAGCAGGCATGAGAGCCGGATAGAGCTAGTAACTTCTCTCAATGAGGAAAAAGAAAGTCATTTGCTTATATATGGGGCGAATATTGGTCAGCATCAAGCACCTTTAAGTTGGAAAAACACCGCTCAAGCAATGCTTCCTCATCACTATCCTGCAGATTCTTCCCCTTTTGAACTTGGCATGAAAAACAGTTCATTTCAGGATCACGAAGAAGGCTTTTGGGAAATAGAACGGGAGAACCTGAAAAGGCAGGTCACAGAAAAAATAAAACCCAGATTCACAACGGGTGAAATAAGACACCTTTCTGTGTTTGCACTTGCCCCCCAGCCTTTATTAATAGAAATGGGTCGTTTGCTTTCAGATATACCTGCTGCCGATGTGTTTCAACTGCATCGGGAGCCTCCCGATTGGAAATGGCAACCTCATCCGGAAGAATTTCAATTTATTTTGAACAAACCCAAATTCAAAAAGAACAAGGTGGCTCTTAATATGTCCTTAAGTGCGACAATCGACAATTCCCGCATAATTTCTGTTTTGGGTGATGACGTGTCCATCTGGACTCTTACCATTGAATCTCCTTATAATGATTTTCTAAAAAGTAGAGAACAATTAAAAATGTTTCGAGAAACATTTCGGAAGCTATTAAATGAAATCAAAGCGTACCATGAACAAAATGATGAGATACATTTGTTCCCAGCCGTTCCCTGTTCAGTTGCAGTAGAAATCGGTCGTATATGGATGCCCAAAGCTGATCTGGAAATGAAAATTTATGATCAAAATCATAAAACAAATGGTTTTTCGTTTGTTTTTTAA
- a CDS encoding nucleotidyltransferase, producing the protein MTTELQTDHNQLFKNIQRELDISPSKYQQAVDRYTAVGNWLEKGTYRNPQDVPHIYPQGSFRLGTVIRPLKEGKESDYDIDLVCELQTNKRQTTPGEIKLSAGSRLKEHETYKDMLDEEGRRCWTLNYSEEDGVGFHLDVLPSVPEPDQQYLSCNAIAITDKKDAGSYEWSTSDPNGYADWFDEKNRPTFELIQFSEKNRIFMENKSVFAQVDKVPDQLVKTPLQGAIQILKRHRDQRFSEHDLEEDKPISMIITTLSAELYNQEPDILSALKGIVGQLLEHSKLVNPGWYEFKESYAGKSVINRKSDEEWYIPNPVNPNENFADRWHENNHRKAKAFFRWVAWVQEDLIEILDQYELEDVCEALQPILGKDLVQKASKGLLVASASNVTSGADDDHPRIEIKNPSQPWGLNER; encoded by the coding sequence ATGACAACGGAACTTCAAACTGATCACAACCAACTATTTAAAAATATTCAAAGAGAATTAGACATTTCACCAAGCAAATATCAGCAAGCGGTTGATAGATATACCGCTGTAGGAAACTGGCTTGAGAAAGGAACCTACAGAAACCCGCAAGATGTCCCACATATTTATCCACAAGGTTCGTTTCGACTAGGCACTGTTATAAGGCCATTAAAAGAAGGCAAGGAATCAGATTATGATATCGATTTAGTTTGTGAACTTCAAACGAATAAAAGACAAACGACTCCTGGCGAAATCAAATTATCGGCAGGATCACGTCTAAAAGAACACGAAACCTATAAAGATATGCTAGATGAGGAGGGTCGTAGATGCTGGACGTTGAATTATTCCGAAGAGGATGGAGTTGGCTTCCATTTGGATGTTCTTCCATCTGTGCCAGAACCAGACCAACAATATCTATCGTGTAACGCTATAGCAATAACAGATAAGAAGGATGCTGGTTCTTATGAGTGGTCTACAAGCGACCCGAACGGCTACGCTGATTGGTTCGATGAGAAAAATCGACCTACTTTTGAATTGATCCAATTCTCTGAAAAAAACCGTATTTTTATGGAAAATAAGTCAGTATTTGCTCAAGTAGACAAGGTTCCTGATCAGTTGGTAAAAACTCCCCTTCAAGGAGCAATTCAAATATTAAAACGCCATCGGGACCAACGGTTTTCAGAGCATGATCTTGAAGAAGACAAACCCATTTCAATGATTATTACGACCCTTTCCGCTGAACTTTATAATCAGGAACCAGATATTCTGTCAGCATTGAAAGGTATTGTTGGCCAATTATTGGAACATTCCAAACTTGTCAACCCAGGTTGGTATGAGTTTAAAGAGTCGTATGCCGGGAAAAGTGTTATCAACAGGAAATCTGATGAGGAATGGTATATCCCCAATCCTGTAAATCCCAATGAAAATTTTGCTGATCGATGGCATGAAAATAACCACAGAAAAGCAAAAGCATTTTTCCGGTGGGTGGCTTGGGTTCAAGAAGATTTGATCGAAATATTAGATCAGTATGAATTGGAAGACGTATGCGAAGCCCTCCAGCCCATATTAGGAAAAGACCTTGTGCAAAAGGCTTCAAAAGGTTTGTTAGTAGCTTCAGCTTCAAATGTAACGTCAGGGGCAGATGACGATCATCCACGGATTGAAATCAAGAATCCAAGTCAGCCATGGGGTTTAAATGAAAGATGA
- a CDS encoding DUF262 domain-containing protein yields the protein MRKTKQVIASIKEEENDYYSDDDIFSISSWGADLSFRELIDRYENDELEKPELQRKYVWDKTEASRFVESILLGLPVPSIFLAKTNDEKMLIIDGYQRIMTVHDFVKGTFSTDKKLFRLSNSKKINRRWRGKSFSELSEADQRRVKNTTIHAIIFVQDQPSETNTSMFQVFERINTSGRTLFPQEIRNCIYQGEFNLFLLELNKYKNWRRLFGLSQEDGRMRDIELILRFFALSSDMFKNQEKEKISLKKFLNDFMKANINISDSEKKLFKNRFVSTVDYIFETYGEHAFHNISPTNPQKLTSKLSPTIFDSIMIATDDLLKESFFLHDGEVSETKRRLLLKDDRYRTSISKETMKKDSILMRIDVASMMLYGRRYV from the coding sequence ATGAGAAAAACTAAACAAGTTATTGCGTCTATAAAAGAAGAAGAGAATGATTATTATTCCGATGATGATATTTTTTCAATATCTTCATGGGGTGCTGATCTTTCATTTAGAGAATTAATTGATCGATATGAAAATGATGAATTAGAAAAACCTGAACTACAGAGGAAATATGTGTGGGATAAAACTGAAGCATCACGTTTCGTTGAATCGATTTTATTGGGCTTGCCTGTTCCAAGCATTTTTTTAGCAAAAACAAACGATGAAAAAATGCTTATTATAGATGGCTATCAAAGGATAATGACAGTTCATGATTTTGTGAAAGGTACTTTTTCAACAGATAAAAAACTTTTTCGTCTTTCTAATTCAAAAAAAATTAATAGACGCTGGAGAGGTAAATCTTTTAGCGAATTAAGTGAAGCAGACCAACGTAGAGTTAAAAATACTACAATACATGCAATAATTTTTGTTCAGGATCAGCCATCTGAGACCAACACAAGCATGTTTCAGGTTTTCGAGCGGATTAATACTTCTGGGCGTACACTGTTTCCTCAAGAAATTCGTAATTGCATTTATCAAGGTGAATTTAATTTATTCCTCCTGGAACTTAATAAATATAAAAATTGGCGAAGATTATTTGGCTTAAGCCAGGAAGATGGAAGAATGCGTGATATAGAACTGATTTTAAGATTTTTTGCGCTTAGTTCAGATATGTTCAAAAACCAAGAAAAAGAAAAAATTTCATTGAAGAAATTCCTTAACGATTTTATGAAAGCTAATATTAATATATCTGATTCTGAGAAAAAGCTTTTTAAGAATCGTTTTGTCAGCACTGTTGACTATATCTTTGAAACCTATGGCGAGCATGCATTTCATAATATCTCACCGACTAATCCACAAAAATTAACATCGAAATTAAGTCCCACAATCTTTGATTCTATTATGATTGCAACAGATGACTTGTTAAAGGAGTCCTTTTTCTTACATGATGGAGAGGTCTCTGAAACTAAGAGACGTTTACTTTTGAAAGATGATCGTTATAGAACCTCAATTAGTAAGGAAACAATGAAAAAGGATTCGATTTTAATGCGAATTGATGTTGCTAGCATGATGCTCTATGGAAGGCGTTATGTATAA
- a CDS encoding response regulator, with product MTEPSTKIDNSVLWPVLTVIFFLALSYFVSHILSRQAVLRDRETLNSYVSEVASGLSSIMNQRLQLTQSLAAYVKVNEDMTEEQFQEFAVGAMGQLQGIRSLQLAPNAVVKFVTNKSENAKAIGHDLLGDPLRRPLVEASIEEKRYVIAGPIDLIQGGRAIIGRNPIFLKSPDGSDYFWGFATILLELDTILDIAVSVHSRTNIDIAIRGKDALGDRGETFYGEDEVFENDPVLGQVNLLSGSWEVGVARAGGVPGLLRLQFIVWVVGVIFSLTLGGLVRKIVKEPEVLRDAVILATRDLQAEKSKTEELLIETERSKKEAESANKAKSNFLANMSHEIRTPMNAIMGYSQILLRGKSFDSDTRHALETIGKSGKNLLNLINEILDLSKIESGQMELVHADFDLGELIFDVSSMFELRCQEKQLEFKVEGIDAGVRAHGDDGKLRQVLVNLVGNAVKFTDSGGVTLRVTALENDRRLFEVIDTGQGIEEEDHKRIFEPFLQSDEGVKKGGTGLGLAISRKQLELMGASLELESQPGKGARFYFTLQLSPAQGAVENRAEKIANVLRLAEGHSVTALVVDDVVENRDVLRLILSNISVQVICAENGKEALDLIARDQPDIIFMDIRMPVMGGEEAMREIQKQYGRDRFKVVAITASVLGRLEEKYKKLGFHYYIAKPFNEEKVYSCLKELLQVEYEYEKEADEEKAASVGQSHDFSNLSIPEHCMNRMKKAAELYNVTQLEDVLGELMEDGMIYKDFVQYISNLLKKYDMKAIQNILEQIASTPSN from the coding sequence ATGACTGAACCTTCGACGAAAATTGATAACTCCGTTCTCTGGCCTGTCCTCACCGTTATCTTCTTTTTAGCGCTCAGCTATTTTGTTTCTCATATCTTATCGCGTCAGGCTGTTTTGCGGGACCGGGAAACGTTGAATTCCTATGTGAGCGAGGTGGCGAGCGGTCTTTCCTCGATCATGAATCAGCGTTTGCAATTGACTCAAAGTCTGGCGGCATACGTCAAGGTCAACGAGGACATGACGGAGGAGCAGTTCCAGGAATTTGCTGTGGGGGCTATGGGCCAATTGCAGGGCATTCGGAGTTTGCAGTTGGCGCCCAATGCGGTCGTCAAGTTTGTGACGAATAAAAGTGAAAATGCAAAGGCCATCGGTCACGATTTGCTGGGCGATCCTTTGCGTCGCCCTCTGGTCGAAGCTTCAATAGAGGAAAAACGCTACGTTATCGCCGGGCCGATCGACCTGATTCAAGGGGGGCGGGCGATCATCGGGCGGAATCCTATTTTCCTGAAGTCGCCTGATGGCTCGGACTATTTCTGGGGCTTTGCAACGATCTTGCTCGAACTGGATACGATTCTCGATATCGCGGTTTCTGTTCACAGCAGAACGAATATTGATATTGCCATCCGCGGGAAGGACGCTCTGGGCGACAGGGGCGAGACTTTTTATGGGGAGGATGAGGTCTTTGAGAATGACCCCGTCCTCGGGCAGGTTAATTTGCTTTCTGGCTCATGGGAAGTGGGAGTGGCGCGCGCGGGGGGAGTCCCTGGTTTGCTGAGACTGCAATTCATTGTCTGGGTGGTTGGCGTGATTTTCTCCCTGACGCTGGGCGGTCTGGTTCGGAAAATCGTGAAGGAACCCGAGGTTCTGAGAGACGCTGTTATATTGGCCACCCGCGATCTGCAGGCTGAGAAGTCAAAAACGGAAGAGCTTCTAATTGAAACTGAAAGATCGAAAAAAGAAGCGGAGTCGGCGAACAAGGCCAAGTCCAATTTTCTGGCGAACATGAGCCATGAAATCCGCACGCCTATGAATGCGATTATGGGCTATTCCCAAATCCTGCTTAGGGGGAAAAGTTTTGATTCTGACACCCGGCATGCGTTGGAAACCATTGGCAAGAGCGGTAAAAATCTCCTGAATTTAATCAACGAGATACTGGACCTTTCAAAAATCGAATCGGGGCAAATGGAACTCGTTCATGCTGATTTTGATCTCGGTGAATTGATTTTTGATGTTTCAAGTATGTTCGAACTCCGGTGCCAGGAAAAACAACTCGAATTCAAAGTCGAAGGGATAGATGCGGGCGTGAGGGCGCATGGAGACGACGGCAAGCTGAGGCAGGTTCTGGTGAACCTGGTCGGCAACGCGGTGAAGTTTACAGATTCTGGCGGCGTGACCTTAAGAGTCACCGCTCTTGAAAACGACCGGCGTTTATTTGAAGTGATAGACACGGGGCAGGGCATCGAGGAAGAGGATCATAAAAGAATATTCGAACCTTTTCTTCAGTCGGATGAGGGCGTTAAGAAAGGGGGCACCGGGCTGGGGCTGGCGATTTCTAGAAAACAGTTGGAATTGATGGGGGCGAGTCTGGAGTTAGAGTCGCAACCAGGAAAAGGCGCGCGATTTTATTTTACCCTTCAGCTTTCGCCGGCTCAGGGCGCTGTTGAAAATAGGGCTGAGAAAATTGCTAATGTTCTGCGGCTTGCAGAGGGTCACTCTGTGACCGCGTTGGTCGTCGATGATGTCGTTGAGAACAGGGATGTGCTGAGGTTGATTCTTTCTAATATTTCGGTGCAAGTGATTTGCGCCGAAAACGGGAAAGAAGCTCTGGATCTGATAGCGCGGGATCAACCCGATATTATTTTCATGGATATAAGAATGCCGGTAATGGGTGGGGAAGAGGCGATGCGGGAGATTCAAAAACAATACGGGAGAGATCGCTTTAAAGTAGTCGCTATCACTGCATCCGTTTTGGGGCGGTTGGAGGAGAAATATAAGAAACTTGGATTTCATTATTATATAGCCAAGCCTTTTAACGAGGAAAAGGTTTATTCATGCCTGAAAGAATTGCTCCAAGTGGAGTATGAATATGAAAAGGAAGCGGATGAAGAAAAGGCGGCGAGTGTCGGGCAGAGCCATGATTTTTCCAATTTATCCATTCCTGAGCATTGTATGAATCGGATGAAGAAGGCGGCTGAACTTTATAATGTCACCCAGCTTGAGGATGTTCTGGGCGAACTTATGGAGGATGGCATGATTTATAAAGACTTTGTCCAGTACATCAGCAATCTTTTGAAAAAATATGATATGAAGGCCATTCAGAATATTTTGGAACAGATAGCATCAACCCCTTCAAATTGA
- a CDS encoding alanine/ornithine racemase family PLP-dependent enzyme yields MQKSLPRIEISLSKIQENARILCALYGQRGIGLMGVTKAVLGEPAIAEAMILGGVRYIADSRIENIIKMKAADKFSTQFVLLRSPPSHAEIIIKHADISLNSEMETIRELSLFAKGNDKSHKVIIMVELGDLREGILPADLSQFVKETLSLPHIYIIGIGCNLACHGGIKPGNKNMEKLSDLAGSLEKEFHIKLEIISGGNSANYDWFKSTKSMGRINNLRIGESILLGRETIGRKQIPGLHTGAFKLVTEVIESKKKPSLPFGDNGQDAFGDNPSFSDRGIRERTIVALGKQDVHMQGLTPESPLTILGASSDHTIIDNENHNFKVGDEVSFGLKYSGLLSAMTSPFINKRFVKDCDQEPVHSSPALPARARLNTNAETELK; encoded by the coding sequence TTGCAAAAATCACTCCCACGCATAGAAATTTCACTCTCAAAAATTCAGGAGAACGCCCGAATACTGTGCGCCCTTTACGGGCAAAGGGGAATAGGGCTCATGGGTGTCACCAAAGCGGTCCTTGGCGAACCGGCGATTGCCGAAGCGATGATCCTGGGCGGAGTCCGATACATTGCAGACTCCCGCATTGAAAACATCATAAAGATGAAAGCCGCGGACAAATTCTCCACTCAATTCGTATTATTGCGCAGTCCGCCAAGCCATGCGGAAATCATCATCAAACATGCAGACATCAGTCTGAACAGCGAGATGGAGACAATCAGGGAACTCTCATTGTTCGCAAAAGGAAATGACAAGTCTCACAAAGTGATCATCATGGTCGAGCTGGGAGATTTGCGCGAAGGAATACTCCCCGCTGACCTTTCTCAATTCGTCAAAGAAACTCTATCTCTGCCTCATATCTATATTATAGGAATCGGCTGTAATCTGGCCTGCCACGGGGGAATCAAGCCTGGCAACAAGAATATGGAGAAGCTTTCAGACTTGGCAGGTTCCCTCGAAAAAGAATTTCATATTAAATTAGAAATCATTTCCGGTGGAAACTCCGCAAATTACGATTGGTTCAAATCAACAAAAAGCATGGGGAGAATCAATAATCTGCGGATAGGAGAGTCCATTCTTCTAGGTCGGGAAACGATCGGCAGAAAGCAAATTCCAGGCTTGCACACGGGAGCTTTCAAACTCGTCACAGAAGTGATCGAGTCCAAAAAGAAACCGTCGCTTCCCTTTGGAGATAATGGTCAGGACGCCTTTGGAGATAACCCCAGCTTTTCTGACCGGGGAATCCGCGAGAGAACAATAGTCGCTCTGGGAAAACAGGATGTTCACATGCAGGGCCTGACGCCTGAATCCCCGCTAACCATCCTCGGGGCCAGTAGCGACCACACGATCATCGACAACGAGAATCACAATTTCAAGGTTGGCGACGAAGTGAGTTTTGGCCTCAAGTACTCAGGCCTGCTCTCCGCCATGACGTCGCCTTTCATAAACAAGCGTTTTGTCAAAGATTGCGATCAGGAGCCGGTACATTCATCGCCTGCCCTGCCTGCCCGCGCCAGACTGAATACAAACGCTGAAACAGAATTGAAATAA
- a CDS encoding DUF1611 domain-containing protein: MKIKSPAKKTALVYCEGQFGLVDGKTAAALVRHSEIYSIVGIIDSNLSGKDASEELGEGKTGIPIFENLKDALSQLPEVPDCYIYGKAPLATCVSGPERLLILEAMENKMDIINGLHQFFSEDLEFSQKADLHHIQIKDIRKAPPLKDLHVFTGDIARVNVPVIAILGTDCACGKMTTAVELNKALNDLNIKSTLVATGQTSLMQGARYGVSIDALVSQFVVGEIENAVVQAFDNEAPDIILVEGQSSVSHPAFMGSLSILKGSQPNGIILQHPPGRRFRCDFPNLVMPTVENEIKLIESISASKVIAIALSHEHMTREETSNYIQGFEKQLQLPTTDVLAHGCQKLVAAIKENFLKPEPFSFQTSTGPLPKIALSAI, translated from the coding sequence ATGAAAATAAAGTCGCCAGCGAAGAAAACGGCGCTGGTTTATTGTGAGGGACAATTTGGCCTGGTCGACGGTAAAACCGCGGCGGCGCTTGTAAGGCATTCAGAGATTTATTCCATAGTAGGAATCATTGACAGCAACTTAAGCGGAAAAGACGCCAGCGAAGAATTGGGCGAGGGGAAAACCGGCATTCCCATCTTTGAAAATTTAAAGGACGCCTTGAGTCAGTTGCCAGAAGTCCCGGATTGCTATATCTACGGGAAGGCGCCACTGGCAACCTGTGTATCGGGACCAGAAAGGTTGTTAATTTTAGAGGCGATGGAAAACAAGATGGATATCATCAATGGTCTCCATCAATTTTTCTCTGAAGACCTGGAGTTTTCTCAAAAGGCCGACCTGCATCATATTCAGATCAAGGACATCAGAAAAGCTCCTCCATTAAAAGACCTGCATGTTTTTACCGGCGATATTGCACGCGTCAATGTTCCCGTCATCGCAATACTGGGAACGGACTGCGCCTGCGGAAAAATGACCACCGCGGTTGAACTCAACAAGGCCCTCAATGATCTCAACATAAAATCAACGCTCGTCGCAACGGGACAAACCAGCCTGATGCAGGGCGCGCGCTATGGCGTATCCATAGACGCGCTAGTCTCACAGTTTGTGGTGGGCGAAATTGAAAACGCCGTTGTTCAGGCCTTCGATAACGAGGCGCCGGATATCATCCTTGTTGAAGGACAAAGCTCGGTCAGCCATCCCGCTTTCATGGGTTCTCTGAGCATCTTGAAAGGAAGTCAGCCCAATGGCATCATTCTCCAGCATCCGCCCGGCAGACGATTCCGATGCGACTTCCCAAATCTGGTCATGCCCACCGTTGAAAATGAAATCAAGCTGATTGAATCCATCTCCGCCTCCAAAGTGATTGCGATTGCATTGAGCCACGAACACATGACGAGAGAAGAAACCAGCAATTACATACAGGGTTTTGAAAAACAGCTTCAATTGCCGACTACCGACGTCCTGGCCCATGGCTGTCAAAAACTAGTGGCTGCCATCAAAGAAAATTTTCTAAAGCCGGAACCCTTCTCTTTTCAAACAAGCACAGGACCACTTCCCAAAATAGCGCTCAGCGCCATTTGA
- a CDS encoding cyclic nucleotide-binding domain-containing protein: MMEKSKIVELLETIPFFAEFNAKEKDYVAGLEAQVLRFRPADIIIKEGDIDKAFYVVLKGAVFVSKKKPHDVVLAKLRTGSVFGEIAYVGKRARTTYVIADGDVIALKINLSEIDTLDPMVQSKIKDQLIGILADRLNIMNDQAKRFA; this comes from the coding sequence ATGATGGAGAAGAGTAAAATTGTTGAGTTGCTGGAGACGATCCCTTTCTTTGCGGAATTCAACGCGAAGGAGAAAGATTACGTGGCGGGGCTGGAGGCTCAGGTTCTGCGTTTTCGACCGGCGGATATCATTATCAAAGAAGGCGATATCGACAAGGCGTTTTATGTCGTCCTCAAGGGCGCGGTCTTCGTTTCCAAAAAGAAACCGCACGATGTGGTGCTGGCAAAATTGCGGACGGGCTCCGTGTTTGGAGAAATCGCTTACGTGGGGAAAAGAGCGCGCACCACTTATGTAATCGCCGACGGGGATGTGATCGCCTTGAAAATCAACTTGAGCGAAATCGATACGCTGGACCCGATGGTGCAAAGCAAGATCAAGGATCAATTGATAGGCATTCTCGCCGATCGTTTGAATATCATGAATGATCAGGCAAAGCGTTTTGCATAA